A genomic window from Balaenoptera acutorostrata chromosome 20, mBalAcu1.1, whole genome shotgun sequence includes:
- the TP53I13 gene encoding tumor protein p53-inducible protein 13 isoform X2, which yields MAPPPPPPQLLLLAALAGLLGPSEVSPRVTYTRVSPRQFCSPEFPLYSLQAESRSSLLASPTASDTSAERQAEDVSFLYHPCAHPWLKLQLAFLAHICVAQPLLAPDSSLTQDRPLVLAAWGVALEMAWVEPAWAAHWLKRRRRRKQKKEKAWFRSDSFSGPYPLVPAPGRGRLCRRGCVQAPALAFTLRSWRPPGVEVASRGPTQLFPSGAKRRGLRAALGLQPTPSALRFRSVSPRSMEAKQPMLGPQGARDNAPSVPTGPLLLGGPGSNVSSRLEAQVPKGQSSPGVCACPSQASPAARAAAPPRAARGPTPRTEEAAWAAMALTFLLVLLTLATLCTRLHRNFRRGESIYWEPTVDSQDTVAAVLKRRLLMPPRRVKRSRRRPLLPPTPDSGPDGDSSE from the exons ATGGCGCCTCCTCCGCCTCCGCCCCAACTGTTGCTCCTGGCGGCCCTGGCGGGGCTCCTGGGTCCCAGTGAG GTGTCGCCAAGAGTGACCTACACACGGGTGAGTCCACGGCAG TTCTGTTCCCCTGAGTTTCCTTTGTATTCCCTGCAAGCGGAGTCCAGGAGTTCTCTTTTGGCATCTCCTACAGCATCTGACACAAGTGCTGAGCGTCAG GCTGAGGATGTCAGCTTCCTCTACCATCCCTGTGCCCACCCCTGGCTGAAGCTCCAGCTTGCCTTCCTGGCCCACATCTGCGTGGCCCAGCCCTTACTGGCCCCTGACTCCAGTCTCACCCAGGATCGG CCCCTGGTACTGGCAGCATGGGGGGTGGCACTGGAGATGGCATGGGTAGAGCCAGCCTGGGCTGCCCACTGGCTGAAGAGGAGGAGGCGGCGGAAGCAAAAGAAGGAGAAAGCATGGTTTCGCTCTGACAGTTTTTCTGGGCCCTATCCCTTGGTGCCAGCACCGGGCAGAGGGAGGCTGTGCCGGAGAGGGTGCGTGCAG GCCCCGGCTTTGGCCTTTACGCTGCGGAGCTGGAGGCCCCCAGGCGTAGAGGTGGCATCTAGAGGGCCTACGCAGCTCTTTCCTAGTGGTGCCAAGAGGCGTGGGCTGCGGGCTGCCCTTGGTCTCCAGCCCACCCCCTCAGCCCTGAGGTTCCGCTCTGTTTCCCCACGGAGCATGGAGGCCAAGCAGCCTATGTTGGGACCCCAGGGTGCAAGGGATAATGCCCCATCTGTGCCCACCGGCCCACTGCTGCTTGGGGGGCCTGGAAGCAATGTCAGTTCCAGGCTAGAGGCTCAGGTGCCCAAAGGGCAAAGCAGCCCAGGGGTCTGTGCCTGTCCAAGTCAGGCTTCCCCGGCCGCTCGGGCAGCAGCGCCTCCGCGGGCAGCCCGGGGCCCCACCCCGCGCACAGAGGAGGCCGCCTGGGCTGCCATGGCCCTGACCTTTCTGTTGGTGCTGCTCACCCTGGCCACGCTCTGCACGCGGCTGCACCGAAACTTCAGGCGTGGGGAGAGCATCTACTGGGAGCCCACAGTGGACAGCCAGGACACAGTGGCTG CGGTGCTGAAGCGGAGGCTGCTGATGCCCCCTCGCCGGGTCAAGCGCTCCCGCCGGagacccctcctcccacccacgcCGGACAGCGGCCCGGATGGGGACAGCTCCGAGTga
- the TP53I13 gene encoding tumor protein p53-inducible protein 13 isoform X5 produces MAPPPPPPQLLLLAALAGLLGPSEVVAEPAEEAGARCPEGLWPLPPQVSPRVTYTRVSPRQFCSPEFPLYSLQAESRSSLLASPTASDTSAERQAEDVSFLYHPCAHPWLKLQLAFLAHICVAQPLLAPDSSLTQDRAPALAFTLRSWRPPGVEVASRGPTQLFPSGAKRRGLRAALGLQPTPSALRFRSVSPRSMEAKQPMLGPQGARDNAPSVPTGPLLLGGPGSNVSSRLEAQVPKGQSSPGVCACPSQASPAARAAAPPRAARGPTPRTEEAAWAAMALTFLLVLLTLATLCTRLHRNFRRGESIYWEPTVDSQDTVAAVLKRRLLMPPRRVKRSRRRPLLPPTPDSGPDGDSSE; encoded by the exons ATGGCGCCTCCTCCGCCTCCGCCCCAACTGTTGCTCCTGGCGGCCCTGGCGGGGCTCCTGGGTCCCAGTGAG GTGGTGGCTGAGCCGGCTGAGGAGGCGGGAGCCCGTTGTCCCGAGGGCCTGTGGCCTCTGCCCCCACAG GTGTCGCCAAGAGTGACCTACACACGGGTGAGTCCACGGCAG TTCTGTTCCCCTGAGTTTCCTTTGTATTCCCTGCAAGCGGAGTCCAGGAGTTCTCTTTTGGCATCTCCTACAGCATCTGACACAAGTGCTGAGCGTCAG GCTGAGGATGTCAGCTTCCTCTACCATCCCTGTGCCCACCCCTGGCTGAAGCTCCAGCTTGCCTTCCTGGCCCACATCTGCGTGGCCCAGCCCTTACTGGCCCCTGACTCCAGTCTCACCCAGGATCGG GCCCCGGCTTTGGCCTTTACGCTGCGGAGCTGGAGGCCCCCAGGCGTAGAGGTGGCATCTAGAGGGCCTACGCAGCTCTTTCCTAGTGGTGCCAAGAGGCGTGGGCTGCGGGCTGCCCTTGGTCTCCAGCCCACCCCCTCAGCCCTGAGGTTCCGCTCTGTTTCCCCACGGAGCATGGAGGCCAAGCAGCCTATGTTGGGACCCCAGGGTGCAAGGGATAATGCCCCATCTGTGCCCACCGGCCCACTGCTGCTTGGGGGGCCTGGAAGCAATGTCAGTTCCAGGCTAGAGGCTCAGGTGCCCAAAGGGCAAAGCAGCCCAGGGGTCTGTGCCTGTCCAAGTCAGGCTTCCCCGGCCGCTCGGGCAGCAGCGCCTCCGCGGGCAGCCCGGGGCCCCACCCCGCGCACAGAGGAGGCCGCCTGGGCTGCCATGGCCCTGACCTTTCTGTTGGTGCTGCTCACCCTGGCCACGCTCTGCACGCGGCTGCACCGAAACTTCAGGCGTGGGGAGAGCATCTACTGGGAGCCCACAGTGGACAGCCAGGACACAGTGGCTG CGGTGCTGAAGCGGAGGCTGCTGATGCCCCCTCGCCGGGTCAAGCGCTCCCGCCGGagacccctcctcccacccacgcCGGACAGCGGCCCGGATGGGGACAGCTCCGAGTga
- the TP53I13 gene encoding tumor protein p53-inducible protein 13 isoform X1 — MAPPPPPPQLLLLAALAGLLGPSEVVAEPAEEAGARCPEGLWPLPPQVSPRVTYTRVSPRQFCSPEFPLYSLQAESRSSLLASPTASDTSAERQAEDVSFLYHPCAHPWLKLQLAFLAHICVAQPLLAPDSSLTQDRPLVLAAWGVALEMAWVEPAWAAHWLKRRRRRKQKKEKAWFRSDSFSGPYPLVPAPGRGRLCRRGCVQAPALAFTLRSWRPPGVEVASRGPTQLFPSGAKRRGLRAALGLQPTPSALRFRSVSPRSMEAKQPMLGPQGARDNAPSVPTGPLLLGGPGSNVSSRLEAQVPKGQSSPGVCACPSQASPAARAAAPPRAARGPTPRTEEAAWAAMALTFLLVLLTLATLCTRLHRNFRRGESIYWEPTVDSQDTVAAVLKRRLLMPPRRVKRSRRRPLLPPTPDSGPDGDSSE, encoded by the exons ATGGCGCCTCCTCCGCCTCCGCCCCAACTGTTGCTCCTGGCGGCCCTGGCGGGGCTCCTGGGTCCCAGTGAG GTGGTGGCTGAGCCGGCTGAGGAGGCGGGAGCCCGTTGTCCCGAGGGCCTGTGGCCTCTGCCCCCACAG GTGTCGCCAAGAGTGACCTACACACGGGTGAGTCCACGGCAG TTCTGTTCCCCTGAGTTTCCTTTGTATTCCCTGCAAGCGGAGTCCAGGAGTTCTCTTTTGGCATCTCCTACAGCATCTGACACAAGTGCTGAGCGTCAG GCTGAGGATGTCAGCTTCCTCTACCATCCCTGTGCCCACCCCTGGCTGAAGCTCCAGCTTGCCTTCCTGGCCCACATCTGCGTGGCCCAGCCCTTACTGGCCCCTGACTCCAGTCTCACCCAGGATCGG CCCCTGGTACTGGCAGCATGGGGGGTGGCACTGGAGATGGCATGGGTAGAGCCAGCCTGGGCTGCCCACTGGCTGAAGAGGAGGAGGCGGCGGAAGCAAAAGAAGGAGAAAGCATGGTTTCGCTCTGACAGTTTTTCTGGGCCCTATCCCTTGGTGCCAGCACCGGGCAGAGGGAGGCTGTGCCGGAGAGGGTGCGTGCAG GCCCCGGCTTTGGCCTTTACGCTGCGGAGCTGGAGGCCCCCAGGCGTAGAGGTGGCATCTAGAGGGCCTACGCAGCTCTTTCCTAGTGGTGCCAAGAGGCGTGGGCTGCGGGCTGCCCTTGGTCTCCAGCCCACCCCCTCAGCCCTGAGGTTCCGCTCTGTTTCCCCACGGAGCATGGAGGCCAAGCAGCCTATGTTGGGACCCCAGGGTGCAAGGGATAATGCCCCATCTGTGCCCACCGGCCCACTGCTGCTTGGGGGGCCTGGAAGCAATGTCAGTTCCAGGCTAGAGGCTCAGGTGCCCAAAGGGCAAAGCAGCCCAGGGGTCTGTGCCTGTCCAAGTCAGGCTTCCCCGGCCGCTCGGGCAGCAGCGCCTCCGCGGGCAGCCCGGGGCCCCACCCCGCGCACAGAGGAGGCCGCCTGGGCTGCCATGGCCCTGACCTTTCTGTTGGTGCTGCTCACCCTGGCCACGCTCTGCACGCGGCTGCACCGAAACTTCAGGCGTGGGGAGAGCATCTACTGGGAGCCCACAGTGGACAGCCAGGACACAGTGGCTG CGGTGCTGAAGCGGAGGCTGCTGATGCCCCCTCGCCGGGTCAAGCGCTCCCGCCGGagacccctcctcccacccacgcCGGACAGCGGCCCGGATGGGGACAGCTCCGAGTga
- the TP53I13 gene encoding tumor protein p53-inducible protein 13 isoform X4 has product MAPPPPPPQLLLLAALAGLLGPSEVSPRVTYTRVSPRQAEDVSFLYHPCAHPWLKLQLAFLAHICVAQPLLAPDSSLTQDRPLVLAAWGVALEMAWVEPAWAAHWLKRRRRRKQKKEKAWFRSDSFSGPYPLVPAPGRGRLCRRGCVQAPALAFTLRSWRPPGVEVASRGPTQLFPSGAKRRGLRAALGLQPTPSALRFRSVSPRSMEAKQPMLGPQGARDNAPSVPTGPLLLGGPGSNVSSRLEAQVPKGQSSPGVCACPSQASPAARAAAPPRAARGPTPRTEEAAWAAMALTFLLVLLTLATLCTRLHRNFRRGESIYWEPTVDSQDTVAAVLKRRLLMPPRRVKRSRRRPLLPPTPDSGPDGDSSE; this is encoded by the exons ATGGCGCCTCCTCCGCCTCCGCCCCAACTGTTGCTCCTGGCGGCCCTGGCGGGGCTCCTGGGTCCCAGTGAG GTGTCGCCAAGAGTGACCTACACACGGGTGAGTCCACGGCAG GCTGAGGATGTCAGCTTCCTCTACCATCCCTGTGCCCACCCCTGGCTGAAGCTCCAGCTTGCCTTCCTGGCCCACATCTGCGTGGCCCAGCCCTTACTGGCCCCTGACTCCAGTCTCACCCAGGATCGG CCCCTGGTACTGGCAGCATGGGGGGTGGCACTGGAGATGGCATGGGTAGAGCCAGCCTGGGCTGCCCACTGGCTGAAGAGGAGGAGGCGGCGGAAGCAAAAGAAGGAGAAAGCATGGTTTCGCTCTGACAGTTTTTCTGGGCCCTATCCCTTGGTGCCAGCACCGGGCAGAGGGAGGCTGTGCCGGAGAGGGTGCGTGCAG GCCCCGGCTTTGGCCTTTACGCTGCGGAGCTGGAGGCCCCCAGGCGTAGAGGTGGCATCTAGAGGGCCTACGCAGCTCTTTCCTAGTGGTGCCAAGAGGCGTGGGCTGCGGGCTGCCCTTGGTCTCCAGCCCACCCCCTCAGCCCTGAGGTTCCGCTCTGTTTCCCCACGGAGCATGGAGGCCAAGCAGCCTATGTTGGGACCCCAGGGTGCAAGGGATAATGCCCCATCTGTGCCCACCGGCCCACTGCTGCTTGGGGGGCCTGGAAGCAATGTCAGTTCCAGGCTAGAGGCTCAGGTGCCCAAAGGGCAAAGCAGCCCAGGGGTCTGTGCCTGTCCAAGTCAGGCTTCCCCGGCCGCTCGGGCAGCAGCGCCTCCGCGGGCAGCCCGGGGCCCCACCCCGCGCACAGAGGAGGCCGCCTGGGCTGCCATGGCCCTGACCTTTCTGTTGGTGCTGCTCACCCTGGCCACGCTCTGCACGCGGCTGCACCGAAACTTCAGGCGTGGGGAGAGCATCTACTGGGAGCCCACAGTGGACAGCCAGGACACAGTGGCTG CGGTGCTGAAGCGGAGGCTGCTGATGCCCCCTCGCCGGGTCAAGCGCTCCCGCCGGagacccctcctcccacccacgcCGGACAGCGGCCCGGATGGGGACAGCTCCGAGTga
- the TP53I13 gene encoding tumor protein p53-inducible protein 13 isoform X3, translated as MAPPPPPPQLLLLAALAGLLGPSEVVAEPAEEAGARCPEGLWPLPPQVSPRVTYTRVSPRQAEDVSFLYHPCAHPWLKLQLAFLAHICVAQPLLAPDSSLTQDRPLVLAAWGVALEMAWVEPAWAAHWLKRRRRRKQKKEKAWFRSDSFSGPYPLVPAPGRGRLCRRGCVQAPALAFTLRSWRPPGVEVASRGPTQLFPSGAKRRGLRAALGLQPTPSALRFRSVSPRSMEAKQPMLGPQGARDNAPSVPTGPLLLGGPGSNVSSRLEAQVPKGQSSPGVCACPSQASPAARAAAPPRAARGPTPRTEEAAWAAMALTFLLVLLTLATLCTRLHRNFRRGESIYWEPTVDSQDTVAAVLKRRLLMPPRRVKRSRRRPLLPPTPDSGPDGDSSE; from the exons ATGGCGCCTCCTCCGCCTCCGCCCCAACTGTTGCTCCTGGCGGCCCTGGCGGGGCTCCTGGGTCCCAGTGAG GTGGTGGCTGAGCCGGCTGAGGAGGCGGGAGCCCGTTGTCCCGAGGGCCTGTGGCCTCTGCCCCCACAG GTGTCGCCAAGAGTGACCTACACACGGGTGAGTCCACGGCAG GCTGAGGATGTCAGCTTCCTCTACCATCCCTGTGCCCACCCCTGGCTGAAGCTCCAGCTTGCCTTCCTGGCCCACATCTGCGTGGCCCAGCCCTTACTGGCCCCTGACTCCAGTCTCACCCAGGATCGG CCCCTGGTACTGGCAGCATGGGGGGTGGCACTGGAGATGGCATGGGTAGAGCCAGCCTGGGCTGCCCACTGGCTGAAGAGGAGGAGGCGGCGGAAGCAAAAGAAGGAGAAAGCATGGTTTCGCTCTGACAGTTTTTCTGGGCCCTATCCCTTGGTGCCAGCACCGGGCAGAGGGAGGCTGTGCCGGAGAGGGTGCGTGCAG GCCCCGGCTTTGGCCTTTACGCTGCGGAGCTGGAGGCCCCCAGGCGTAGAGGTGGCATCTAGAGGGCCTACGCAGCTCTTTCCTAGTGGTGCCAAGAGGCGTGGGCTGCGGGCTGCCCTTGGTCTCCAGCCCACCCCCTCAGCCCTGAGGTTCCGCTCTGTTTCCCCACGGAGCATGGAGGCCAAGCAGCCTATGTTGGGACCCCAGGGTGCAAGGGATAATGCCCCATCTGTGCCCACCGGCCCACTGCTGCTTGGGGGGCCTGGAAGCAATGTCAGTTCCAGGCTAGAGGCTCAGGTGCCCAAAGGGCAAAGCAGCCCAGGGGTCTGTGCCTGTCCAAGTCAGGCTTCCCCGGCCGCTCGGGCAGCAGCGCCTCCGCGGGCAGCCCGGGGCCCCACCCCGCGCACAGAGGAGGCCGCCTGGGCTGCCATGGCCCTGACCTTTCTGTTGGTGCTGCTCACCCTGGCCACGCTCTGCACGCGGCTGCACCGAAACTTCAGGCGTGGGGAGAGCATCTACTGGGAGCCCACAGTGGACAGCCAGGACACAGTGGCTG CGGTGCTGAAGCGGAGGCTGCTGATGCCCCCTCGCCGGGTCAAGCGCTCCCGCCGGagacccctcctcccacccacgcCGGACAGCGGCCCGGATGGGGACAGCTCCGAGTga
- the TP53I13 gene encoding tumor protein p53-inducible protein 13 isoform X6, whose translation MAWVEPAWAAHWLKRRRRRKQKKEKAWFRSDSFSGPYPLVPAPGRGRLCRRGCVQAPALAFTLRSWRPPGVEVASRGPTQLFPSGAKRRGLRAALGLQPTPSALRFRSVSPRSMEAKQPMLGPQGARDNAPSVPTGPLLLGGPGSNVSSRLEAQVPKGQSSPGVCACPSQASPAARAAAPPRAARGPTPRTEEAAWAAMALTFLLVLLTLATLCTRLHRNFRRGESIYWEPTVDSQDTVAAVLKRRLLMPPRRVKRSRRRPLLPPTPDSGPDGDSSE comes from the exons ATGGCATGGGTAGAGCCAGCCTGGGCTGCCCACTGGCTGAAGAGGAGGAGGCGGCGGAAGCAAAAGAAGGAGAAAGCATGGTTTCGCTCTGACAGTTTTTCTGGGCCCTATCCCTTGGTGCCAGCACCGGGCAGAGGGAGGCTGTGCCGGAGAGGGTGCGTGCAG GCCCCGGCTTTGGCCTTTACGCTGCGGAGCTGGAGGCCCCCAGGCGTAGAGGTGGCATCTAGAGGGCCTACGCAGCTCTTTCCTAGTGGTGCCAAGAGGCGTGGGCTGCGGGCTGCCCTTGGTCTCCAGCCCACCCCCTCAGCCCTGAGGTTCCGCTCTGTTTCCCCACGGAGCATGGAGGCCAAGCAGCCTATGTTGGGACCCCAGGGTGCAAGGGATAATGCCCCATCTGTGCCCACCGGCCCACTGCTGCTTGGGGGGCCTGGAAGCAATGTCAGTTCCAGGCTAGAGGCTCAGGTGCCCAAAGGGCAAAGCAGCCCAGGGGTCTGTGCCTGTCCAAGTCAGGCTTCCCCGGCCGCTCGGGCAGCAGCGCCTCCGCGGGCAGCCCGGGGCCCCACCCCGCGCACAGAGGAGGCCGCCTGGGCTGCCATGGCCCTGACCTTTCTGTTGGTGCTGCTCACCCTGGCCACGCTCTGCACGCGGCTGCACCGAAACTTCAGGCGTGGGGAGAGCATCTACTGGGAGCCCACAGTGGACAGCCAGGACACAGTGGCTG CGGTGCTGAAGCGGAGGCTGCTGATGCCCCCTCGCCGGGTCAAGCGCTCCCGCCGGagacccctcctcccacccacgcCGGACAGCGGCCCGGATGGGGACAGCTCCGAGTga
- the LOC130706031 gene encoding uncharacterized protein LOC130706031 isoform X3 has product MLVPLPALVRCADPPGSVGLPWNLASDAGHTDKSEAGLPKERTRLPSWATQFTVEYQFPPSSPLQDSTQELQLRPAGRGDPLRPAETSARAKEVVPPASQCGAQETGFRTFPPWG; this is encoded by the exons ATGCTCGTTCCCTTGCCTGCATTAGTGCGCTGTGCCGATCCGCCCGGGAGCGTGGGGCTCCCCTGGAACCTGGCTTCAG ATGCAGGTCACACTGATAAGTCTGAAGCGGGTTTGCCGAAGGAGCGGACCCGTCTCCCCTCCTGGGCCACCCAGTTCACAGTGGAATACCAATTCCCGCCCTCCTCCCCGCTCCAAGATTCCACCCAGGAGCTGCAGCTGCGCCCGGCAGGCCGCGGAGACCCGCTGAGACCCGCTGAGACGAGTGCCCGGGCGAAGGAGGTGGTCCCGCCTGCCTCGCAGTGCGGCGCGCAGGAGACCGGCTTCCGAACTTTTCCGCCTTGGGGTTGA
- the LOC130706031 gene encoding uncharacterized protein LOC130706031 isoform X1, which yields MLVPLPALVRCADPPGSVGLPWNLASGRGNPQHRSPGRTSQKKQPQTSENKLEEKTHSDAGHTDKSEAGLPKERTRLPSWATQFTVEYQFPPSSPLQDSTQELQLRPAGRGDPLRPAETSARAKEVVPPASQCGAQETGFRTFPPWG from the exons ATGCTCGTTCCCTTGCCTGCATTAGTGCGCTGTGCCGATCCGCCCGGGAGCGTGGGGCTCCCCTGGAACCTGGCTTCAGGTAGAGGAAATCCTCAACACCGCTCCCCAGGAAGGACTTCCCAAAAGAAACAGCCCCAAACCTCCGAGAATAAGCTGGAGGAAAAGACGCACTCAG ATGCAGGTCACACTGATAAGTCTGAAGCGGGTTTGCCGAAGGAGCGGACCCGTCTCCCCTCCTGGGCCACCCAGTTCACAGTGGAATACCAATTCCCGCCCTCCTCCCCGCTCCAAGATTCCACCCAGGAGCTGCAGCTGCGCCCGGCAGGCCGCGGAGACCCGCTGAGACCCGCTGAGACGAGTGCCCGGGCGAAGGAGGTGGTCCCGCCTGCCTCGCAGTGCGGCGCGCAGGAGACCGGCTTCCGAACTTTTCCGCCTTGGGGTTGA
- the LOC130706031 gene encoding atherin-like isoform X2, translated as MARPESPRRAAAAGTSPWRAPRSGRGSAGPRRLPRALPRGGRGCTPDWPRPRRGSQFGPGSPHPPPTPAHGPLYSDCDKQEHEMQVTLISLKRVCRRSGPVSPPGPPSSQWNTNSRPPPRSKIPPRSCSCARQAAETR; from the exons ATGGCGAGGCCGGAGAGCCCCCGGCGGGCAGCAGCGGCGGGGACGTCCCCTTGGCGAGCTCCCCGCTCTGGCCGCGGCTCCGCCGGGCCGCGGCGGCTGCCCAGGGCCCtcccgcggggagggagggggtgcaCTCCGGATTGGCCGCGGCCCCGCAGAGGCAGCCAGTTCGGTCCAGGCTCCCCTCACCCGCCCCCCACTCCCGCCCACGGCCCTTTGTACAGTGATTGCGACAAGCAGGAGCACGAG ATGCAGGTCACACTGATAAGTCTGAAGCGGGTTTGCCGAAGGAGCGGACCCGTCTCCCCTCCTGGGCCACCCAGTTCACAGTGGAATACCAATTCCCGCCCTCCTCCCCGCTCCAAGATTCCACCCAGGAGCTGCAGCTGCGCCCGGCAGGCCGCGGAGACCCGCTGA
- the ABHD15 gene encoding protein ABHD15, protein MPPWGAALALLLAAFALLGLLAALLRRPGRRAVGARTLPGAQGQDHEEEVDGAGPADQFSYGREPLPGGCRLICKPSALAQCLLRALRRSTALEPGPRSWLSGPHLQTLCHFVLPVGPGSDLAREYLQLADDGLVALDWVVGPCARGRRVTNAGGLPAVLLVIPNAWGRLTRNVLGLCLLALERGYYPVIFHRRGHHGCPLVSPRLQPFGDPSDLKEAITYIRFRHPAAPLFAVSEGSGSALLLSYLGECGSSSYMTGAACISPVLCCREWFEAGLPWPYERGFLLHQKIALSRYATALEDTVDTGKLFRSRSLREFEETLFCHTKSFPISWDTYWDHNDPLRDVDEAAVPVLCICSADDPVCGPPNHFLPTELFHSNPYFFLLLSRHGGHCGFLRQEPLPAWSHEVILEYFRALTEFFRTEERMKGLSRRRASFLGGRRRWGTLPKREVSPSSNLEEIFSWKRSYTR, encoded by the exons ATGCCGCCGTGGGGCGCCGCCCTCGCCCTGCTCCTGGCCGCGTTCGCCCTGCTTGGCCTGCTCGCCGCGCTGCTGCGGCGCCCCGGGAGGCGCGCCGTCGGAGCGAGGACCCTGCCGGGGGCGCAGGGCCAAGACCACGAGGAGGAGGTGGACGGCGCAGGCCCCGCGGACCAGTTCAGCTACGGGCGTGAGCCTCTGCCCGGCGGGTGCAGGCTCATCTGTAAGCCGTCGGCGCTGGCCCAGTGCCTGCTGCGCGCCTTGCGACGCTCGACAGCGCTGGAGCCGGGCCCGCGCTCCTGGCTCTCCGGGCCCCACCTGCAGACCCTCTGCCATTTCGTGCTGCCGGTGGGGCCGGGGTCCGATCTGGCCCGGGAGTACCTGCAGTTGGCGGACGACGGGCTGGTGGCCCTGGACTGGGTCGTGGGACCTTGCGCCCGGGGCCGCCGGGTCACCAATGCCGGAGGCCTCCCGGCGGTGCTGCTGGTGATCCCCAATGCCTGGGGACGCCTCACCCGCAACGTGCTCGGCCTCTGCTTGCTGGCCCTGGAGCGCGGCTACTACCCGGTCATCTTCCACCGTCGCGGCCACCACGGCTGCCCACTGGTCAGCCCCCGGCTGCAGCCTTTCGGGGACCCGTCTGATCTCAAAGAGGCCATCACTTACATCCGCTTCCGACACCCCGCAGCCCCGCTGTTCGCGGTGAGCGAGGGCTCGGGCTCGGCGCTGCTGCTGTCCTACCTGGGCGAGTGTGGCTCCTCCAGCTACATGACCGGTGCAGCCTGCATCTCGCCGGTGCTATGCTGCCGCGAGTGGTTTGAGGCCGGCCTGCCCTGGCCCTACGAGCGGGGCTTTCTGCTCCACCAGAAGATCGCCCTCAGCAG GTATGCCACAGCCCTGGAGGACACAGTGGATACTGGAAAACTTTTCAGGAGCCGCTCCCTGCGAGAGTTTGAAGAGACCCTCTTCTGCCACACCAAGAGCTTCCCCATCAGCTGGGACACCTACTGGGACCACAACGACCCCCTCCGGGATGTGGATGAGGCAGCCGTACCTGTGCTATGCATCTGTAGTGCCGATGATCCTGTGTGCGGGCCCCCAAACCACTTTCTGCCAACTGAACTCTTTCACAGCAACCCCTACTTCTTCCTCCTGCTCAGCCGTCACGGAGGCCACTGTGGCTTCCTGCGCCAGGAGCCCTTGCCAGCCTGGAGCCACGAGGTCATCTTGGAGTACTTCCGGGCCTTGACTGAGTTCTTCCGAACGGAAGAGAGGATGAAAGGGCTGAGCAGGCGCCGAGCTTCATTCCTAGGGGGCCGGCGTCGCTGGGGAACCCTGCCAAAGCGGGAGGTCTCTCCCTCTTCCAACCTGGAAGAGATCTTTAGCTGGAAGAGATCGTATACAAGGTGA
- the LOC103013081 gene encoding dynein light chain Tctex-type 1-like, with product MEDYQATKETAFVVDEVSNIVKEAIERAIGGNAYQHSEVNQWTTNVVEQTLSQLTKLGKPFKYIVTRVIMQKNRAGLHTASSCFWDSSTDGSCTVRWENKTMYYIVSAFGLSI from the coding sequence ATGGAAGACTACCAGGCTACCAAAGAGACTGCTTTTGTTGTTGATGAAGTGAGCAACATTGTAAAAGAGGCCATAGAAAGAGCCATCGGTGGCAATGCCTATCagcacagcgaagtgaatcagtggACCACAAATGTAGTGGAGCAAACCCTAAGCCAACTCACCAAGCTGGGGAAACCATTTAAATACATTGTGACCCGTGTAATCATGCAGAAGAACAGAGCGGGATTACACACGGCAAGTTCCTGCTTCTGGGACAGCTCTACTGATGGGAGCTGCACTGTGCGATGGGAGAACAAGACCATGTACTACATTGTCAGCGCCTTCGGACTCTCCATTTGA